The Corynebacterium confusum genome has a window encoding:
- a CDS encoding acyl-CoA thioesterase, whose product MSFRQVIEMSDLGGDRYRGPGVPSEMKRTFGGQVVGQALQAAQQTVEGKTANSLHAYFVGGGLSAEPIDFTVRTIRDGRTFSHRRVIGWQGDKEIVEMLVSFRRPGDQGPEHAAALPDVPGPEECRASAEDWPSTSRIVLGEWSDWDVLMVPDEHDNSRHAQDKYGAGARHIWFRYNVGLGDEPALNQVALSYLSDMTLLNSTLISHPEARVQMASLDHSLWFFDEIRVDEWLLYEQDSPFAGGGRGFAQGRVYRQDGALVAQVSQEGLIRWLKE is encoded by the coding sequence GTGTCGTTTCGGCAGGTAATTGAGATGTCCGACCTGGGCGGAGATCGCTACCGCGGGCCCGGGGTGCCCTCGGAGATGAAGCGCACCTTCGGCGGGCAGGTCGTTGGCCAGGCGCTGCAGGCGGCGCAGCAGACCGTGGAAGGCAAGACGGCGAACTCGCTGCACGCATATTTTGTCGGCGGCGGATTGTCAGCTGAGCCCATCGATTTCACCGTGCGTACCATCCGCGACGGGCGCACCTTCAGCCACCGCCGGGTCATCGGCTGGCAGGGGGATAAGGAGATCGTGGAGATGCTGGTCAGCTTCCGCCGCCCCGGCGACCAGGGGCCGGAGCACGCCGCGGCGCTACCGGACGTGCCGGGCCCGGAGGAGTGCCGCGCGAGCGCGGAGGATTGGCCGTCGACCTCCCGTATCGTGCTGGGCGAGTGGAGCGACTGGGACGTTCTCATGGTCCCCGACGAGCACGACAACTCCCGCCACGCCCAGGACAAATACGGCGCCGGCGCGCGGCACATCTGGTTCCGCTACAACGTCGGGTTAGGCGACGAGCCGGCCCTGAATCAGGTGGCCTTGTCCTACCTGTCGGATATGACCCTGCTGAACTCGACGCTGATTTCCCACCCCGAGGCGCGCGTGCAGATGGCCAGCCTCGACCACAGCCTCTGGTTCTTCGACGAGATCCGCGTTGACGAGTGGTTGCTCTACGAGCAGGACTCGCCGTTCGCCGGAGGCGGGCGCGGTTTCGCCCAGGGGCGGGTCTACCGTCAGGACGGGGCGCTGGTCGCCCAAGTGAGCCAGGAAGGGCTCATCCGTTGGCTGAAGGAATGA
- the ruvC gene encoding crossover junction endodeoxyribonuclease RuvC, whose translation MNLEGLRVMGIDPGLTRCGLSVVQAGRGRAVIPISVGVVRTPADKELTERLLRLSKAVAEWMDEYQPDVVAIERVFERGNVSTVMQTAHAVGVLVLAAAERGLEVHMYTPSEVKKAVSGNGRADKKQMTAMITRILGLSEPPKPADAADALALAVSHCWRAPALARAEQVRERTQAQRQAQQQALARARATQSG comes from the coding sequence GTGAACCTGGAGGGCTTGCGCGTCATGGGCATCGACCCGGGCCTGACGCGCTGCGGCCTGTCGGTCGTGCAGGCAGGCCGGGGTCGCGCCGTCATCCCCATCTCCGTCGGCGTGGTGCGCACGCCCGCGGACAAGGAGCTCACCGAGCGCCTGCTGCGCCTGTCCAAGGCCGTGGCCGAGTGGATGGACGAGTACCAACCGGACGTGGTCGCCATCGAGCGCGTCTTCGAACGCGGCAACGTCTCCACGGTCATGCAGACCGCCCACGCGGTCGGGGTCTTGGTGCTCGCGGCGGCTGAACGCGGCCTGGAGGTGCACATGTACACCCCCTCGGAGGTCAAGAAGGCCGTCTCCGGCAACGGCCGCGCCGACAAGAAGCAGATGACCGCCATGATCACCCGTATCCTGGGGCTTAGCGAGCCACCCAAGCCGGCCGATGCCGCCGACGCGCTAGCGCTCGCCGTCAGCCACTGCTGGCGCGCCCCGGCGCTCGCCCGCGCCGAGCAGGTACGGGAACGGACGCAGGCCCAGCGGCAAGCCCAACAGCAAGCCCTGGCGCGCGCCCGCGCCACCCAGTCCGGCTAG
- a CDS encoding DUF3817 domain-containing protein, whose translation MTPQKLHLSAAVLEMFTWTLLLVGMALKYSGVTEAVVPVAGSIHGFGFLSFLFMTCLIWINNRWPLGIGVLGLAVSAIPFAALPFALWTARRGLVAGGWRYRDTDSAATPAGPADALLVQVVRHPVRSILLAVVVIAIVFGVLVTLGPPVDVEGIISGS comes from the coding sequence ATGACTCCCCAGAAACTACACCTGTCCGCCGCCGTACTCGAGATGTTTACCTGGACCCTGCTGTTGGTGGGCATGGCCCTGAAATACTCCGGTGTGACCGAGGCCGTCGTCCCAGTCGCCGGCAGCATCCATGGCTTCGGCTTCTTAAGCTTCTTGTTCATGACCTGCCTGATCTGGATCAACAACCGGTGGCCCCTAGGCATCGGCGTCCTGGGCCTGGCCGTTTCCGCCATCCCCTTCGCCGCCCTGCCCTTCGCCCTCTGGACGGCCCGCCGCGGCCTGGTGGCCGGCGGGTGGCGCTACCGTGACACGGACAGCGCGGCTACCCCCGCCGGGCCCGCCGACGCGCTGTTGGTGCAAGTGGTGCGCCACCCCGTGCGCTCTATCCTGTTGGCGGTAGTGGTTATTGCTATCGTATTTGGGGTCCTCGTGACGCTGGGCCCGCCCGTCGATGTCGAAGGAATCATCAGCGGTTCCTAG
- the ruvA gene encoding Holliday junction branch migration protein RuvA yields MIASLRGEVISIALDHAVIECQGVGYLVHAAPPTLGRLTRGEEAFVLTSMVVKEDSMTLYGFGTAEDREMFHLLQSVSGLGPKLALAALSVLEANELAQAISQSDAKRLQTIPGVGKRMAERLALELKDKVAGFAGAGAAADEGAAAGGVPAASEPVVQQVTEALMGLGFTEKAAAGAVEAIVAEQPDAATPVVLRNALARLGKK; encoded by the coding sequence ATGATCGCATCGTTGCGCGGAGAGGTCATCTCCATCGCGCTGGACCACGCCGTCATCGAATGTCAGGGCGTGGGCTACCTCGTGCACGCGGCCCCGCCCACCCTCGGCCGGCTGACCCGCGGGGAAGAGGCCTTCGTGCTGACTTCCATGGTGGTCAAGGAAGACTCCATGACCCTCTACGGCTTCGGCACCGCCGAGGACCGGGAGATGTTCCACCTGCTGCAGTCCGTCTCGGGGCTCGGCCCGAAGCTGGCGCTGGCCGCGTTGTCGGTGCTGGAGGCCAACGAGCTGGCGCAGGCGATTAGCCAGTCGGACGCCAAGCGCCTGCAGACCATACCGGGCGTGGGTAAGCGCATGGCGGAGCGGCTAGCACTCGAGCTCAAGGACAAGGTGGCAGGCTTCGCCGGGGCCGGCGCGGCCGCGGACGAGGGCGCGGCCGCCGGCGGGGTCCCCGCGGCCAGCGAGCCGGTCGTCCAGCAGGTCACCGAGGCGCTAATGGGCCTGGGCTTTACCGAAAAGGCCGCAGCGGGGGCCGTCGAGGCGATCGTCGCCGAGCAGCCCGATGCCGCCACGCCGGTGGTCCTGCGCAACGCGCTGGCCCGGCTGGGCAAGAAATAA
- a CDS encoding glycosyltransferase family 4 protein has protein sequence MRIGIVCPYSFDEPGGVQAHILDLATVYLEQGHYVRVIGPADEETEVPYFVVKGGRSIPIAYNGSVARLAIGPQVFRRLREFITEGDFDVLHIHEPNSPSYSMAALYLATGPIVATYHASAANSTILTLAKPVLAPFLEKVRGGIAVSEMARRWQVEQLGGDPVLIPNGVDTSVYARSRQAQEDAERTDPRPEIVFLGRLDEPRKGLDILLEALPEVHREVRVTVMGGGRAREVDGVDFVGRVSDAEKAEILGRADIYVAPNTGGESFGIVLVEAMAAGCAVVASDLEAFAAVCDVESDEPAGLLFSNRDAAALARQLNHVLDDPQLRARLTAAGTRRAQTYDWDHVAAQVMAVYETVQDGSKVQVK, from the coding sequence ATGCGGATTGGTATCGTGTGCCCCTATTCCTTCGACGAACCCGGCGGGGTTCAAGCCCACATCCTTGACCTGGCGACGGTCTATCTGGAGCAAGGGCACTACGTGCGCGTTATCGGGCCGGCGGACGAGGAGACCGAGGTCCCGTACTTCGTGGTCAAGGGTGGGCGCTCCATCCCCATCGCCTATAACGGCTCCGTGGCCCGCCTGGCCATCGGCCCGCAGGTCTTTCGGCGGCTGCGGGAGTTCATCACCGAGGGCGATTTTGACGTCCTGCACATCCACGAGCCGAACTCGCCGAGCTATTCCATGGCGGCGCTCTACCTCGCCACCGGGCCCATCGTGGCGACCTACCACGCCTCGGCCGCCAACTCGACCATCCTGACCCTGGCCAAGCCCGTCCTGGCGCCGTTTCTGGAGAAGGTCCGCGGCGGGATCGCGGTCTCCGAGATGGCGCGGCGCTGGCAGGTCGAGCAGCTCGGCGGCGACCCCGTGCTCATCCCCAACGGGGTGGACACGTCGGTCTACGCGCGCTCCCGCCAGGCGCAGGAGGACGCGGAGCGAACGGACCCGCGCCCCGAGATCGTTTTCCTGGGCCGGCTGGACGAGCCGCGCAAGGGCCTGGATATCCTTTTAGAGGCCCTGCCCGAGGTCCATCGCGAGGTGCGGGTGACCGTGATGGGCGGGGGACGGGCCCGCGAGGTCGACGGGGTGGACTTCGTCGGCCGCGTCAGCGACGCCGAAAAAGCCGAGATCCTCGGCCGGGCGGATATCTACGTCGCGCCGAATACCGGCGGCGAGTCCTTCGGCATCGTGCTGGTGGAGGCCATGGCCGCCGGCTGCGCGGTCGTCGCCAGCGACCTCGAGGCCTTCGCGGCGGTCTGTGACGTGGAATCGGACGAGCCGGCCGGCCTGCTTTTTAGCAACAGGGATGCTGCCGCCCTGGCCCGGCAGCTCAACCACGTGCTGGACGACCCACAGCTGCGCGCCAGGCTCACGGCCGCCGGCACCCGCCGGGCGCAGACCTACGACTGGGATCACGTGGCCGCCCAGGTGATGGCGGTCTATGAGACCGTGCAAGACGGATCGAAAGTGCAGGTGAAATAA
- the yajC gene encoding preprotein translocase subunit YajC translates to MELVLFIVLVVLLVLPTFFAMRKQRQRQKEVAAFQASLTPGKRVVTAGGIHGTVTAVREGDIDLEVARGMIITVDKMGILRAANTAPNGVGDAPDDPQQTDFHSEDNPGNPDERN, encoded by the coding sequence ATGGAACTAGTGCTATTTATCGTCCTCGTTGTCCTTCTGGTCCTGCCTACCTTCTTCGCAATGCGCAAGCAGCGCCAGCGTCAGAAGGAAGTTGCCGCCTTCCAGGCCTCGTTGACCCCGGGTAAGCGCGTCGTGACCGCCGGCGGCATCCACGGCACCGTGACCGCGGTGCGCGAAGGAGATATCGACCTGGAGGTCGCCCGCGGCATGATCATCACTGTCGACAAGATGGGCATCCTGCGCGCGGCCAACACCGCCCCGAACGGGGTGGGTGACGCCCCGGATGATCCGCAGCAGACCGATTTCCACTCCGAAGATAACCCGGGCAACCCGGACGAGCGGAACTAG
- a CDS encoding DUF2029 domain-containing protein, which produces MTKLLRARGGLRRVPAVWVGWAIARLCLAMLIKLNHQPRGDLFYYHVAIFGSNPQDMTEYPHAGTWPTYLAAWLGGSEIMAFMFVFALFCLACDAAFLAALLHRHDTRPTAFTAAWFWVLFGLAAGHVFVMRLDIFPGLAVGFAALVIHRWPVLSSSLIALACAMKLWPGVLAAGLVGRATNARAWLRLLTFGVSLVAFAGITLLSGGWERLTSPLDYQNVRGLQIESVAATPYMWDAYRHPAAYELGIAPSKSFEITGAGTDGAVQATTWAMGIVIAFALLWALYRFIWGGWSPQTTISWAAVVVLGLIVTNKVFSPQYIIWFGPLIAVALRTTTPGSARRKVVAILGVMTVVCAGLGTYIYPFGYDYLWNFVGEQLAPVAALVARNVLVVAMFVFTLVWWVLELRAQVLERREIKELGQPGGATQSEGAHERAQA; this is translated from the coding sequence ATGACTAAGCTCCTGCGGGCACGCGGTGGACTCCGCCGCGTCCCGGCCGTGTGGGTCGGCTGGGCCATCGCGCGCCTGTGCCTGGCTATGCTCATCAAGCTCAACCACCAGCCGCGGGGCGATCTGTTCTACTACCACGTGGCCATTTTCGGTTCGAACCCGCAGGATATGACCGAATACCCGCACGCCGGGACCTGGCCGACCTACCTGGCTGCCTGGCTGGGCGGCAGCGAGATCATGGCCTTCATGTTCGTCTTCGCCCTTTTCTGCCTAGCCTGCGACGCCGCCTTCCTCGCCGCCCTGCTCCACCGCCACGACACACGCCCGACCGCCTTTACCGCCGCCTGGTTCTGGGTACTGTTCGGGCTGGCCGCCGGCCACGTCTTCGTCATGCGCCTGGATATCTTCCCCGGTCTGGCCGTCGGCTTCGCCGCGCTGGTCATTCACCGCTGGCCCGTGCTCTCCTCCAGCCTTATCGCTCTGGCCTGCGCGATGAAGCTATGGCCGGGCGTACTCGCCGCCGGGTTGGTCGGGCGCGCGACCAACGCCCGCGCCTGGCTGCGCCTGCTGACCTTCGGGGTGTCCTTGGTGGCCTTCGCCGGCATCACACTGCTCTCGGGCGGCTGGGAGCGCTTGACCAGTCCCCTGGACTACCAGAACGTCCGCGGCCTGCAGATCGAGTCGGTCGCGGCCACGCCCTATATGTGGGACGCGTACCGGCACCCAGCGGCCTACGAGCTCGGCATAGCGCCGTCGAAGTCCTTCGAAATCACCGGCGCGGGCACCGACGGCGCGGTGCAGGCAACGACGTGGGCGATGGGCATCGTCATCGCCTTCGCGCTGCTCTGGGCGCTCTACCGCTTCATCTGGGGCGGCTGGAGCCCGCAGACCACCATCTCCTGGGCCGCGGTCGTCGTGCTGGGGCTTATCGTCACGAACAAGGTCTTCTCCCCGCAGTACATCATCTGGTTCGGCCCGCTTATCGCCGTCGCCCTGCGCACGACGACGCCGGGAAGTGCGCGCCGCAAGGTGGTGGCAATCCTGGGCGTAATGACCGTGGTCTGCGCCGGCCTGGGGACCTATATCTACCCCTTCGGCTACGACTACCTCTGGAATTTCGTCGGCGAGCAGCTGGCCCCCGTGGCCGCGCTGGTCGCGCGCAACGTGCTGGTCGTGGCCATGTTCGTGTTCACGCTGGTGTGGTGGGTCTTGGAGCTGCGCGCCCAGGTGCTAGAACGCCGTGAGATCAAAGAACTCGGGCAGCCGGGCGGTGCCACCCAGTCGGAAGGTGCGCACGAGCGGGCGCAGGCGTAG
- the pgsA gene encoding phosphatidylinositol phosphate synthase, whose translation MLSVHGRKPAAVVVEPVAKAALKVGLTPNAVTAVGAIVTIAISVLLIPSGHLVWAAVLSGLFAAFDMIDGTMARIRGGGTPFGATLDASCDRVTDGALFAAIIWYLVYTVDAHPSTVAAGLIVLVSSQVISYVKARGEASGLRMVGGLIERPERLIIGLVGVGLEGFGVPNALAIALWILAVGSVFTIYQRLIMAMKQDKVADQA comes from the coding sequence GTGCTTAGTGTGCACGGAAGGAAACCAGCCGCGGTGGTGGTGGAGCCGGTAGCCAAGGCGGCTCTGAAGGTCGGGTTGACCCCGAATGCAGTGACCGCGGTCGGCGCCATCGTGACCATCGCTATCTCGGTGCTGTTGATCCCCTCCGGGCACTTGGTCTGGGCGGCGGTGCTGTCCGGGCTTTTCGCCGCCTTCGACATGATCGACGGGACCATGGCCCGTATCCGCGGCGGGGGAACGCCGTTTGGCGCGACGCTGGACGCCTCCTGCGACCGCGTCACCGACGGCGCGCTTTTTGCCGCCATTATCTGGTACCTAGTCTATACCGTCGACGCGCACCCGTCCACCGTGGCCGCCGGCCTTATCGTCCTGGTTTCCTCGCAGGTCATCTCCTATGTTAAGGCCCGCGGCGAGGCCTCCGGGCTGCGCATGGTCGGCGGGCTGATTGAGCGGCCCGAGCGGCTCATCATCGGCCTAGTCGGCGTGGGGTTGGAAGGCTTCGGCGTGCCCAACGCGTTGGCTATCGCCCTGTGGATCCTGGCCGTCGGCTCTGTGTTCACTATCTACCAGCGGCTTATCATGGCCATGAAGCAGGACAAGGTAGCCGACCAAGCTTAA
- the ruvB gene encoding Holliday junction branch migration DNA helicase RuvB — protein sequence MSDIERTEFQLPDGLEAARQGSAQAAERRNDDVDGHAQQGERDIERSLRPKSLDEFIGQPKVREQLSLVLQGAKKRGVTPDHVLLSGPPGLGKTTMAMIVAQELGTSLRMTSGPALERAGDLAAMLSNLMEGDVLFIDEIHRIARPAEEMLYMAMEDFRIDVIVGKGPGATSIPLEIPPFTLVGATTRAGMLTGPLRDRFGFTAQMEFYDTADLTQVIKRAAQILGVDITREAAVEIGSRSRGTPRIANRLLRRVRDYAEVNGDGEIDLEAAQGALAVFDVDEMGLDRLDRAVLHALIEGHNGGPVGVNTLAIAVGEEPSTVEEVCEPYLVRAGMIARTGRGRVATAAAWQHLGLTPPDGAIGLF from the coding sequence ATGTCAGATATTGAGCGCACCGAGTTTCAGCTGCCAGACGGGCTAGAAGCCGCCCGGCAGGGCAGCGCGCAGGCGGCGGAGCGCCGCAACGACGACGTTGACGGGCATGCTCAGCAAGGTGAGCGCGACATCGAGCGCTCCCTGCGCCCGAAGAGCCTGGACGAATTCATCGGGCAGCCGAAGGTCCGTGAGCAGCTGTCCTTGGTGTTGCAGGGCGCGAAGAAGCGCGGCGTGACCCCGGACCACGTGCTGCTGTCCGGCCCACCCGGGCTGGGTAAGACCACCATGGCCATGATCGTCGCCCAGGAGCTGGGCACCAGCCTGCGGATGACCTCGGGTCCGGCGCTGGAGCGCGCCGGCGACCTAGCCGCCATGCTCTCCAACCTCATGGAGGGCGACGTGCTGTTTATCGACGAGATTCACCGCATCGCGCGCCCGGCCGAGGAAATGCTGTACATGGCCATGGAGGACTTCCGGATCGACGTCATCGTGGGCAAGGGCCCGGGTGCGACCTCCATCCCGCTGGAGATCCCGCCGTTCACGCTGGTAGGGGCGACCACCCGCGCCGGCATGCTGACCGGCCCGCTGCGGGACCGCTTCGGGTTTACCGCGCAGATGGAGTTCTACGACACCGCGGATCTGACCCAAGTCATCAAGCGCGCCGCGCAGATCCTTGGCGTGGACATCACGCGGGAGGCCGCCGTGGAAATCGGCTCGCGCTCGCGGGGTACCCCGCGTATCGCCAACCGCCTGCTGCGCCGCGTGCGCGATTACGCCGAGGTCAACGGCGACGGCGAGATTGATCTGGAGGCCGCCCAGGGGGCCTTGGCCGTCTTCGACGTGGATGAGATGGGCCTGGACCGCCTGGACCGGGCGGTCCTGCACGCGCTCATCGAAGGCCACAACGGCGGGCCCGTCGGCGTGAACACCCTGGCGATTGCCGTGGGGGAGGAGCCCTCGACCGTCGAGGAGGTCTGCGAGCCCTACCTCGTGCGCGCCGGCATGATTGCGCGCACCGGGCGCGGGCGCGTGGCCACGGCGGCGGCTTGGCAGCACCTGGGGCTAACCCCGCCCGACGGGGCGATTGGCCTGTTTTAA
- the secD gene encoding protein translocase subunit SecD, translating to MLFVVILLAVWALVFFTGDRTASTKLGIDLQGGTRVTLVPQGEEPTQDQLKQAREILEQRVNGMGVSGSEVVINGNTLVITVPGEDTQEAQSVGQTSQLLFRPVAEQPTPDMTKLLPEMEDMANRWVKYGVLNKDEANQSLKRVTDAINQANEQAEGQGSNNTKVDEKKVSAEPLPEPENSLEQAERRDEMTDMLLKDRQSEDPTTLSAASALMTCTQDTDPLAGADDPAKPLVTCDYSQGMPYILDPAPLLDGVEDPNGTRLTGSEIDTDSPIDGGLNPETGQMQISFSFQTGDGPNGSATWAKLTEEYLQKQIAITLDSGVISAPQIQGATPYGSATSITGDFSQEEAQSLANNLRYGALPLSFVGENGEPGGTTETVPPSLGHAALQAGLIAGLVGLILVLAYSIYYYRAFAFVSFLTLVGAMALTYGSLVLLGRWVGYSLDLSGIAGLVIGVGAMADSFVVYYERIKDEILEGRTFRSATTKAWERARTTIVTGNAVTLIGSVVVYFLAIGEVKGFAFTLGLTTVFDLVVSFLITAPLMMLAARKPVFAKPSMNGLGGIFALAEETRAKGHYGKAHPRGDQATDAQDTKPEHTERTVRSKRNEQGEENN from the coding sequence ATGCTCTTCGTCGTCATCCTGCTGGCGGTGTGGGCGCTCGTATTCTTTACTGGCGATCGCACCGCCAGCACCAAGCTCGGCATCGACCTGCAGGGTGGTACCCGCGTCACGCTGGTCCCGCAGGGCGAAGAACCGACCCAGGACCAGCTGAAACAGGCTCGCGAGATCCTGGAACAGCGCGTCAACGGCATGGGCGTGTCCGGCTCCGAGGTAGTCATCAACGGCAACACCCTGGTCATTACCGTCCCGGGCGAGGACACCCAGGAAGCGCAGTCGGTGGGCCAGACCTCGCAGCTGCTCTTCCGCCCGGTGGCCGAACAGCCCACCCCGGACATGACCAAGCTGCTGCCGGAGATGGAAGACATGGCCAACCGCTGGGTCAAGTACGGCGTCTTGAACAAAGATGAGGCGAACCAGTCCCTGAAGCGCGTGACCGACGCCATCAACCAGGCCAACGAGCAGGCCGAGGGCCAGGGCTCGAACAACACCAAGGTGGATGAGAAGAAGGTCAGCGCCGAGCCGCTGCCGGAGCCGGAGAACTCCCTGGAGCAGGCGGAGCGCCGCGACGAGATGACCGACATGTTGCTCAAGGACCGCCAGTCGGAGGACCCGACCACGCTGTCCGCGGCCTCTGCCCTGATGACCTGCACCCAGGACACGGATCCGCTGGCGGGCGCGGACGATCCCGCCAAGCCGCTGGTTACCTGTGACTACTCGCAGGGCATGCCCTATATCCTGGACCCGGCCCCGCTGCTGGACGGCGTCGAGGATCCGAACGGCACCCGCCTGACCGGCTCGGAAATCGACACGGATTCCCCGATCGACGGCGGCCTGAACCCGGAGACCGGTCAGATGCAGATCAGTTTCTCCTTCCAGACCGGCGACGGCCCGAACGGCTCGGCCACCTGGGCCAAACTGACTGAGGAGTACCTGCAGAAGCAGATCGCCATCACCCTGGACTCCGGGGTTATCTCCGCGCCGCAGATTCAGGGCGCGACCCCGTACGGCTCGGCCACCTCGATTACCGGTGACTTCAGCCAGGAAGAGGCGCAGTCGTTGGCCAACAACCTGCGCTACGGCGCGCTGCCGCTGTCGTTCGTCGGCGAAAACGGCGAGCCGGGCGGCACCACCGAGACGGTCCCGCCGTCGCTGGGCCACGCCGCCCTGCAGGCCGGCCTCATCGCCGGCTTGGTCGGCCTGATTCTGGTTCTGGCCTATTCGATCTACTACTACCGCGCCTTCGCCTTCGTCTCCTTCCTGACTCTGGTCGGCGCCATGGCCCTGACCTACGGTTCCCTGGTGCTGCTGGGCCGCTGGGTCGGCTACTCGCTGGACCTGTCCGGCATCGCCGGCCTGGTCATCGGTGTCGGCGCCATGGCCGACTCCTTCGTGGTCTACTACGAACGCATCAAGGACGAGATCCTGGAAGGTCGCACCTTCCGTTCAGCGACCACCAAGGCCTGGGAGCGGGCGCGCACCACCATCGTGACCGGTAACGCCGTCACACTGATCGGCTCCGTGGTCGTCTACTTCCTGGCCATCGGCGAGGTCAAGGGCTTCGCCTTCACCCTGGGCCTGACCACCGTCTTCGACCTGGTCGTCTCCTTCCTTATCACCGCGCCGCTGATGATGCTGGCCGCCCGCAAGCCGGTCTTCGCCAAGCCGTCCATGAACGGCCTCGGCGGCATCTTCGCGCTGGCTGAGGAAACTCGGGCGAAGGGCCACTATGGTAAGGCGCATCCGCGCGGCGACCAGGCCACGGACGCTCAAGACACGAAGCCTGAGCACACTGAGCGCACCGTGCGAAGCAAGCGCAACGAGCAGGGCGAGGAGAACAACTAA
- a CDS encoding phosphatidylinositol mannoside acyltransferase, translating to MARFLARDIDFSALGYLAGWRVVSWLPEAWASWLFDRIADLACDHGRGMDQLRRNLSRVVGPENVTRELVRASMRSYMRYWKEAFRLPSIHDDPGLHAALERDLDGREHLEEGLAGGRGVILALPHSGNWDMAGVCLVGMHGQFTTVAERLRPEVLFNAFVDYRESLGFEVLPLTGGAQPPFGRLKEVLAAGGIVCLLAERDLSRTGVPVEFFGETANMAAGPALLAAQTGASLHVVHPWFTEDGWGLSCAPALEVTDVAETTQRMADGFAENIAAHPADWHMLQPQWNVDVERRRAERAHKAERKGN from the coding sequence ATGGCGCGGTTTCTCGCACGCGATATCGATTTCTCGGCGCTCGGGTATCTGGCCGGCTGGCGGGTAGTCAGCTGGCTACCGGAGGCCTGGGCCTCTTGGCTCTTCGACCGGATCGCGGATCTAGCCTGCGACCACGGGCGCGGCATGGACCAGCTGCGCCGCAACCTGTCCCGCGTCGTGGGGCCCGAAAACGTCACGCGCGAGCTGGTGCGCGCGTCGATGCGCTCGTATATGCGCTACTGGAAAGAAGCTTTCCGCCTGCCGTCCATCCACGACGATCCGGGCCTGCACGCGGCCCTGGAACGCGACCTCGACGGCCGCGAACACCTGGAAGAGGGCCTGGCAGGTGGGCGCGGCGTCATCTTGGCGTTGCCGCACTCGGGCAACTGGGACATGGCCGGGGTCTGCCTGGTGGGCATGCACGGACAGTTCACCACCGTGGCCGAGCGCTTGCGCCCTGAGGTGCTTTTCAATGCCTTCGTGGACTACCGCGAGTCCCTAGGCTTCGAAGTCCTGCCGCTGACCGGGGGCGCCCAGCCTCCTTTTGGCCGGCTGAAGGAGGTGCTGGCCGCAGGGGGCATCGTTTGCCTGTTGGCTGAGCGGGACCTGTCGCGCACCGGCGTGCCGGTCGAGTTCTTCGGGGAGACGGCGAATATGGCCGCCGGCCCGGCCCTGTTGGCCGCGCAGACGGGCGCGAGCCTGCACGTGGTGCACCCCTGGTTCACCGAGGATGGCTGGGGCCTGTCCTGCGCGCCGGCGCTGGAAGTGACCGACGTGGCGGAAACGACCCAGCGGATGGCGGACGGTTTCGCCGAAAATATCGCGGCGCACCCGGCCGACTGGCACATGCTGCAACCGCAGTGGAACGTCGACGTCGAGCGGCGGCGGGCCGAACGTGCCCACAAGGCCGAGAGGAAGGGGAACTAG
- a CDS encoding YebC/PmpR family DNA-binding transcriptional regulator has protein sequence MAGHSKWATTKHKKAANDAKRGKEFAKLIKNIEVAARTGGGDPAANPTLDDMIKKAKKASVPNDNIERARKRGSGEEAGGADWENIMYEGYGPNGVAMLVECLTDNRNRAATEVRTAMTKNGGNLGESGSVSYMFSRIGVVFVKKGELTEDDLLLAVLEAGAEEVNDRGEQFEITCQPADVRAVRSALEEAEISVEDADTDFRPSVEVPLGAADAKKIFRLIDALEDSDDVQNVYTNMDLSDEVLAELED, from the coding sequence ATGGCCGGCCACTCTAAATGGGCGACAACCAAGCATAAAAAAGCTGCCAACGACGCCAAGCGCGGCAAGGAATTTGCCAAGCTCATTAAAAACATCGAGGTGGCGGCGCGTACGGGTGGCGGCGATCCCGCGGCCAACCCGACGCTGGACGACATGATCAAAAAGGCCAAGAAGGCCTCCGTCCCTAACGACAACATCGAGCGCGCCCGCAAGCGCGGCTCCGGCGAGGAAGCCGGCGGTGCCGACTGGGAAAACATCATGTACGAAGGCTACGGCCCCAACGGCGTGGCCATGCTGGTTGAGTGCCTGACCGATAACCGCAACCGCGCGGCCACCGAGGTGCGCACCGCCATGACGAAGAACGGTGGCAACCTGGGCGAGTCCGGTTCCGTGTCTTATATGTTCTCGCGCATCGGCGTCGTTTTTGTGAAGAAGGGCGAGCTGACCGAGGACGACCTGCTGCTGGCCGTGCTCGAGGCCGGCGCCGAGGAGGTCAACGACCGCGGCGAGCAGTTCGAAATCACCTGCCAGCCCGCCGACGTGCGCGCGGTGCGCAGCGCCCTGGAGGAGGCGGAGATTTCCGTCGAGGACGCCGACACCGACTTCCGCCCGTCCGTCGAGGTCCCGCTCGGCGCGGCCGATGCCAAGAAGATCTTCCGCCTCATTGACGCGCTGGAAGACTCCGACGACGTGCAGAACGTCTACACCAACATGGATCTCAGCGACGAGGTCCTGGCCGAGCTCGAGGACTAG